ttggtgggaggcaaggtttgAACTCTTGACTCCTACCCTACCAAGTTTTAATGCATTGATGGTTTGAAATTTCTCTGTACTAATTATgatcaaaaagagaaaacaaaaggtCTAGTCTCTAGAGTTTTGCACATCGGATagatatttatatttttctatgttaaaaaaaataactaaaaaatgTGCTGatgatataaataaataaatttttacaaATAATCCACTATCTAAACAAGTTCATATTGTTTtgctaaataaaaaatttgtaaaGTACATCTTCTTTTTCTGATGTCGTATTCATTTTGCGCAACATTTTCAAAGAATTTAACCTCTAAatccttttcatttttcctttttaggcaTCTCCAAATTGTTTTTCATTGGCTCTCCTAGCCTATTCACACATCTTTGGTTAAATAATTCATGTTCAGAATCGCATCTTATAAATGTTGGCCAAATTTCCAAGGCATACTTGGTTTTAATTTAGATGTAACTCCCATCTTCTGTATATATTTAACAGAATGACATGGTATTAAAGtttaaacatttgaattaaaTCAGGTTGTCCACGCCTTGATTGGTGTACCAATTGTAAATTTCTTActatatcttttctttttctcctaaCAATCAAATTGAAAAAGAGAAACctggttatttttatttttgttcatccTAAATAGACTACTAAGTTCCAAACTGGAGGAATGCCATGTAGGTGAGGAGAAACATATAGCAAAATGAAATTATCCCAGAAAAAACAATGGAATCGAAACGAaatatacccaaaaaaaaaacgttgaagaagaaaaattgacTTTGACGgggcaaacaaaaaaaaagaaaagaagggattTTCCCTTGGGACCCTCACTTGTGCTGAAGTAGGTGTGAATAATGTCTGCATTACATTCCTTCGCTTGCCATTCCATACCCACTAATGCATTAAATCATGTACTAATCTAATCATAAATAGTGTTACAAGCTATAAACttattcttttgaactttttttttttggtttgagcGATGATGAGAGCAAAAGTCAGAatgttttattacttttttaaaaTATCGGATATTATTGAATTACTGGTTATTTAGCAAAAAACCCAATTATCGATATCTCATTTATCAAATTAAAGTTTATACGATGATCAGATGTTAGTCttgtgaggaaaaaaaaataaaaaatttctaaacaGAATTCTCAATTCCTAGCTCATGGAACACACTTATCCACGGCCACAAATGTaaacttaaaaaataactaGTGGTACTCGAAAAAGTAAAAATAGAGAGGGAAAagggaaaaggggaaaaaaaaaaaaaagaacaaagcaCACCCAATTAGCACGTGAAATTTGGACCTGATTATCCCATAAACGGGGTAGGACCGCGAAACGGGAAAGGGAATTGAATAAATGAGTCAGTACACCAAATTGGTTCAGCGGCAATTATGGTGGCTAGACCACGCCAGACCGCAGAGCCGCCAAGTAGAGACTTAAGAGGAACACTCTGGTTAGCATCATTATGTCCCACTAATTGGGACCCACCTCAGTCCTTCCACCAGAATGAGTAGTTTCCGTGCAGAAATACTGAAATGCCCCTACTGCATCTCCATCTCCACATCCACACAGGCGGAGCAGCGGTTGTTTATTTCGGCTCCGTTTCTATCGACTCAGCCAGCCAGCCAGCCGTGGTCTAATTTCAAATCTAAACAGGCATATGCACGTCCCATTCTATCTGAACTGTGATGTGGATGGGCCGGCTTGTGGGTCACACAAAGTAAAGGGTTAAGtattttgcagaaaaatttgcGGGCCAACCAACCATTAGCCACCCGTGCGGATTCGATCTGTTAGATTGGCCCTCCAACTCCCAAGGCTATGATTTTTTACCGCAAAACAGAGGTGAAACTGGGACCGTTGGAGCGGACTTAAGCCCCCGTTCATCAGCTTAAAGCTGAAATTAATTTTTACATCATGATAGTATTAGTTAGATATATCATTATAAAGGGTAGCtattcgttttttttttctctcctgtTTTGTAGATTTATAATGATGACGGTCGGTGGTGGTGGCTGGGAAGTGTAATCCTCACGAGCAAGAACTGCTTACGCTTGGGCCTCAACCATTTCGGTAGTTTTGCATGATTTgcacaaaaagtttcaataaTATTCCTGGAGGTTTAAATTCACATATACTAATTAATTATATTGATGCATTTAGACATTGTGCCATTACTTACTCAATATTTAAAGGGCGGATTTAGAGATTCGGAGTTCAAATATATTTCATGTTattatatactccctccgtctcactttgatagttctgtttcttttttcacacagtttaagaaaaagtaatgaactttgttggaaaagtaaatttagattgctattttcctaaaataccctcacattaaatatggtacaactttatgggaacttgaattgatggtaaaaaaagaatcaactctcattaaatagggtaggtttatagtaacaattacttacattgaataagggtattttagaaaaattaaaatacaactacattcttcaattgaaaagtggactataatttgggacagatgaaaaaggaatacaagactatcaaagcgggacggagggagtataacaGTAAAGGGTGATTTTGAGAAACGATGAACAACTTATTATTCGTAGCTACGTCTAGGGAGAGAGCAATGAGCTTTATTAGTTtacatgaaaattttgaattgagcTCATTTGAGAGTATTGTCTGGCGAATGAATGACCTAATTCTGGTCTTAAGCTGAAACTTGCAAAAGAGACGGTTGTAACTTTTACTCATTAGGGTTTGCCTCATGTTATAAATGTACATCGAGCTTGCTCAATCAATTTTGCCACTGTTAAGGGCCTTGGCTCGTGTTTAATGTTTATTGAGTTTCGTTGTAAAGTTTACATGGAAATTTCGTCAGCTTTTTCGTCAATCCTTCGTTTGGGGTTAACCGTGAAGAAAACCGCTAGACATCTTGTTGGAAATTAATAATGCGCGTAACAACTCAAAATGGATCATCATGGTCGCAATTATTAAGACACTGCACTTAACAAACTACCACTTGAATTAATTTAGATAAGACAAAAATTAATTACCATCATCAACTACCCACTCAGTTTACACTAATTCATGgagttaaaataaaaaaaacggaGAGAACTGGAGTCCCTGTGTCCTGGTCCCGAGCTCATGATCAGCGGTGAACCTGCTAAAATGGTAGGGAAAAGGGACGTTTCTGGGACCGTTCAGGGACACGTACACCCCTTCCAGATGgagatttttcactttttttttagcGGAGTCTGTTTCATTAAGTCACCGGGACGCCTTCGCTATTTTTGAAAATAGAAATGATTCTGACTTCGAAAACTTAAAAGGaggagaaagagaaaatttaaaataataaaaaaaaaaaaaaagcaaaagcaaacGCCTTATGCCAAGTCTGTGTATATATATCGAAAACCCTAAACTTATAGTGCATCTCAGCAAATATCGTATATTAACTTCTGGGTTCAAATTTCATGTGTTCAGAGAGATTAATTGTATTATGAAGTTCATGAACTTCACCAACTTGCAAATCAATAGCTACGACATTAATTGTCACAAAATAGTTTGTACGAGGTTAGCTAGAGGGGAGTCAATGCCGTTACCCCGGTTTACCATCTCCATTctaaaaaaaagattaatcctaGAAAGATGCATTGAAAGCTGACCAAATTAGAAAGGCAACATTCTTGATTTTGAGTCTTGAGGGCCGAGGGAGGTCGTTATCAGTTGCGGGTGGCGGAGGTGGCAATTCCCCACACGCTGCGCTTGCTCTCTCTCCCTCTGTGCCATTTTTGCGCCACCTTTTTTCGCGCCTAAAACCTTTCCCAACAATTCAGCTTACTGTGAAAGtgagagaagaaaatgaaagcatTATCAAATACTTACATTACCTTTAATCATTAGGggttttctctttttctgcCTCTCTCTCACTCCTCCTGTTGTCTTTATATATAATTCTGTTCGTTCTTCATTCTTCCAGTCCTCCTGCTGAGTCTTGACATATAATACTTCTCGGGATTTGATCCGACAAGCCACAACGCCGACAATTCGGCAACCTTTCGGGGGTGCCGTCGTCGTTTTGTGGGACTTTATATATAACTGCAAAGTTGCTCAAGTCCCGAGGAGAAGTACTAGTACGAAACTTGTTCTTTCTATTTCTGCTTTGTTTTGTCCTTATCTTGTCGTTTGGTTGTCTAATAGCGGAAGGTTTTGGTTCCTCCAGCAGGCGTTCAAGGAACCTATCATTTCTATTGGAAGAATCTTGCAAAAACCCACTACTCCAATTTCAAGACATCAAATCCTCATTGATCAACCTTTGAAGAAAGAAAGATCGAGCTTCTTGCTTGCCTGGAGATCTAGATTTCGCTTCGATCCAGATCTACTGATAGCTAGAGACGGTTTAAGGTTTGATCTTTGTTTCTTGATATCTGCTAACAAGGTTGACGTTCAATTCTCTATCTTATATGCCGCTTGTCCTTGGATAGTAGACATACGCAGAGTTCAAAACTTGACACAATGTGGTCTACGTGAGAAGCTTGTGCTCGAGGACGATCTGTATCCTCGAGTACTCGCAGAAAGAGTTAATTTTCACAAATATAAATGATAAACATGATCCACTTCTCGTAACAACAAGATTTCCAAAAAGTAAAAATTCTGGAAACTTGATCTTCTAGGCCTCATTTGGATTCCAATTTGCTAGAAGGTATATGATGCATGCTAGGGTTGTGCCTACGTCTTCATTTGCTTTTAAAatctactttctttttctttgtttttttttctttttgaaatcaAAGTAAGTAATTTCATCTAATAACCAGCATTTTTTATCCGATTTGTTTGATATAACAAGTGAAATAATGACATTCATGATGACCAACTATTACATTTGTTCTGATGACCAGGATAAAGCCatcagaaattcatcatgatTGACGATGTCAAACGACAATCACGATTACAGTCttgtatgatatatatatatatatatatatatatatttggccTCCTGTTTGGTATGGGTTAGTATATGGGAGATCCTAATTGAATTGCCATTGTTCAAGTTGAAACTTTCATGATGACATGCATGCTCCAACACTTCTGATCATTATCACTAGAAGCAAGCGTTCAATTTCTGTCATAAGCTTAATGAAGGCAGGACTAGCTATTACCAATTTAATCTTCACAGCATTAATAcatgaattaaggaaaaactacGGAACAAAAGATGAGAGGAGAAGAGATTATTTTGCTTCATTGCAGCACAAATATTATGAACATTTGGTCAATCTAAATGATCTGTCCCAAATAAGCTGATCTTTTGACTGATTAGATCTCAAGTTACACATTCAAAGTCATTAACTAGACATATTTATGAACTTCCACGGTCTATCATATTAGTCTTAAGAATGCTATCTCAATATTCAAAaagcaacttttctcttttttttttttattttgtctttgTCATTTATACTTTTTCATTTTAATCAtttcagttttctttcttcaaacTGTACCTTGCTAAGCTTTGTAGTTGAATGGCCATCCAAATCTCTTTCCTTGAGAACTGACGCACGCCACATTCACTAGAAGTACCTTCTTGAAATTATACTTATCACTTTCTAAgagtaaagaaaaagaaaaattaaaaggcaATATTTGTACATAACGTTTTTAATATTTGCACTAACTATTGGAGTGTGTTGAACTAATTCTCGCTATTTGCTCAGACTTTGATTTTATTTGGGTCAAAAATTTAAAGGTTTTCTCTTTTGAGCATGCAATTGTTTTTATTTCAATATCTGTTAAAAAATTAGCTTCTGATAGCACCTATATTTCTGAAACATGCATATGGCAGTCAATTTTAAAGCTGTTTCTAGATCATCCATGGAAAAGAACTaagaaatgaaaggaaatataCTTTGTCCAATGCTATTGAAACAAGTTTCAAACTTTCAAGTTTATGCACACGCACTTGTGGACGTCTACAGGGTACCATTTATGTGGTAAATTCTAATTCTCATTTAAAGTTGATCCATCATTTTTATAAAGTTCAATTAATAATGATGATTAAtaattttgtagaatttttttccaCAAAGTgtcttatatatgtgtataaaaCTTATTCACCAAACTAGGTCACAAATTTGGCACCAGCCTATTATTAGTGACATATTACACAATACCATACAACACATTGATATGGATCTATTACATATCTGACCTAAGCATAGATATTAATTTTATCTTGATCAATATTAAAATTGTTCATATCATGTCATGTATGCAATATCAAGAGCTTTAAGCTGTAAATAGCATCTGGGATCACTATAATCAAGATAATTGGTTGGACGGCAAACCTTCATTATAAGAATCATCTGTCTGTTCAGTAAAGCTTTGAATTGACACTATTTTTGAGATTGCGGGTAGTGCATTAGTAAGTTGTTCCTGTGAAATGTAACTTGGAAAACTTTTAAAATTGTTGAATAAGTAATGGAATTAAAACTTAATTATAAACCTTAATTCAATATAAGTCACTTGTTTTGGAATTAGTCAAGTAGAATTAGTAGGTTATTGTTTTCTACTTATGTTTTGATTTGATATCAAAGTTGTTGTGAAAGAAATTCCGATCCTATATGCCCCTGTGCCTGTAACTTTGCTGCAATTCCGGaagcaaaataatgttttaaaaataagaaattcaagaattttgaaatgaaaacgCAAAAACTTGGCTGGGTCACCATGGCACATTCATTCACTCATGGTTTTACTGCTTATTGAGTTTGACAGATTTGCTCTAATTAAAGTTTTGCGCTCGCCTTTTTCCTATTAATATTTAAAGCTAACAGGAGCAAATAAGCTGAACGTGTTATCATTGTTGATGGCTTTACTCTTGTCACCATGTAGCCTAATGACAAAAGAAAATCTTCGCAAGTATTATTAGATTTGTGGTGTGATTATTAATCGTACTAGTACGTAGATAACAATTTATCTAGAATGAATCTCTCTATCCAAGTCAAAAGATTGTACTACAATTCAATAAGGGTGAATGGATCACTAACTACGTACAGGAGAGTAAACGAGCTAACAAATGATTAGGTTGGATCTTTAATGCCAGCAACAGTTACAAAATAATGCATGAAAAACCCTTCAAAAATTTGTGCTTGAAATACCTGCATGCCaaaaattttactttatttttattgagtGATCACAAATAACTATTTAAGAGAGGAATCATGTTTTCCATTGTCTACGATTAATTTGAGCTTGATGGATAAAATTATTTCCTCCTTCTGGGCAGACGAAAATGCTGACCATGTTTCACAAATTGCAGGTTCTAGGGTATCAAGTCGAAGACGATGAACACGTTCACACACGTTCCCCCTGGCTTTCGCTTCCACCCCACTGACGAAGAGCTGGTTGATTATTATCTAAGGAAGAAGATAAACTGTCGACGAATTGACCTAGACGTCATTAAAGACGTGGATCTTTACAAAATTGAGCCTTGGGATCTTCAAGGTATCATCGATAAAACCATAAGAACCGCATCAGTAACTAGTTCCTTCTTTGAAACTGCATGCTGGTCAGGATGCAATTCAGCACTACTCGCCTAACTTCTTCtaatttcatcccaacaaattttGTTAGAGCTCTGCAGAATAGGAACAGAAGAGCAAAGCGAGTGGTATTTTTTCAGTCATAAAGATAAGAAATACCCAACTGGAACACGCACAAACAGAGCTACAGCGGCTGGATTTTGGAAAGCAACAGGACGAGATAAGGCCATCTACTCTAAGCACGACTTAATTGGCATGAGGAAGACCTTAGTCTTTTATAAAGGGCGGGCTCCAAATGGTCAAAAGTCAGACTGGATTATGCATGAGTACCGGCTTGAAACAGAAGAGAATGGAACTCCTCAGGCAAGTAATCTCATTCGCCACAAAGTCATTAATTCGAGTACTGCAAATATTTGAAACAAACTTACatgacaattttttttcttttcttcaagatAACAGAAAATACTACTATTAATTATCTCTCTGGAATGAAGGATAACGTATTAGCTCATAAATGATTCCTTGTAATTCGAGTCATGACAGTCTGAGTCTGCGTACACTGTTCCCTGGTGAATGAATTCGTTTGTGCGCCTTGCCTTAATAAGTAAAAGGTGCACCGAATATCTGATTTGTGCTACCTCAAAGTAAATAAGATAAGTctgaaaaaaatttttaaacaaaaaactttACACATGCCAGCTAAATATATCTCGAGAAGGATGAAaccctttttttatttcttctttggGTTTTTTCCCCATCATTATCTGAGAATATTGAATCAGTAAGTAACTTTTGGTTCTTTTGGGATATGAATTCCACTTAATGATGCATTACCTGATAGTACATGGTCTTGACCTTTAATCAGGAAGAAGGCTGGGTTGTATGCAGAGTATTCAAGAAAAGGATAGCCACCATGAGAAAAGTTAGTGAGTATGAATCACCAATTTGGTACGACGACCAAGTTTCGTTCATGGCCGAAATGGACTCGCCAAAGCAGCACTCTCAATCAAATTTGACTTACCAGTATCCTTATTCTTGCAAGAAGGAGACAAATTTGCACTATCAAATTCCACCAGATCACTTTCTGCAGCTCCCTCTTCTTGAGAGCCCAAAGTTGCTTCCAGCACCAGCCAGCATGGCCTGCAATTCTCTGCCTACATACGGTATCAACATGACCCATGCAAGCGCTTTGCAGTCTTCAGCACTAACACATGAGCATATGAATCAATCTCAAGACCAGGGTCTGCACTCAGTTTACAGCAATGACTTGAATAATGAACAGGCAATGGATCAAGTGACAGATTGGAGAGTACTTGATAAATTCGTGGCTTCCCAACTGAGTCAGGAAGAAGTTTCCAAGGAAAATGATTGTTCCAATGCTACAAACGCCTTTCCCACTTCTGATAACTCCAATTTGATGCTCAGACATTTGGAAAAGCAAGAAATGGCACCAGAAATGGCCTCAACATCATCCTCTAGTTGTCAGATTGAGTTATGGAAGTGAAACTTCTAAATTAAAGCCATAGTAAATACCCCACATATTGGACACAGGAAGCACGTATAGTGTTGGTTGAGCAGGGAGGTCAGTTTTCAGTTTTGTTGTAAATAATAAAACTAATGTTGTATAACCTTAACTACTCAGCCTGTGAATACCACCTCCTAGGagtctaaaaattatatctaattagtcaaaaaaaactGTCTTTAGCAAGAAAAGGGAATTATAGGTGAACTGTGGAGCAGGCCATTGCTGCATGAGTTGGAATTTGCAGCATCACCGTGATGTTATGTTCCAGGCTTCTAAGCTTGTCTAATAACCACAGTCGCAGTTTATGTAGTCGAGCTGTGGTTTATTGTGTTTAATTGAGTGCCTCTAGTGAACAGAACTAGCATAATAATATCGATTCCTATTTAGTATTCGATCTTCTATTATTTATGCATTTTGTTTAGCTGTAAATTTTCTATTATTACATGTGCAAATGTCCTTAACTAATTTCATGTTTGCACTTGGAATACATAATGATTGAGTTAATGCCATATATCTTTTGTGCAAAGGTGAACAAGACCCCAGTTGTTAGGTTGCACCAATACTACTTAAAGAATGACCCTTTGTTCGAAACCTGGTTTCTCCAAATTTTCAATTAGTCAGCAACATTAATCTTGCTATTATCAAGCAAGATTAACTTAGGCTTTGGATGATAAAGAAAACAGGTTACGTAAAGGATTACTTGGAGATTGAGCATATGCCCGCAAAGAATCTCTTCCCTTTTGTTATGGTCCATCGGCATAACAACGTTGCTTTGAAGGCTGGACTCGTGCGATTATTCCCTCTCACTGTTGTTACACAGTGGAGTCAAAAGCTTAACTGAAAagactttcttcttcttcttctttactCGGAAGCTAAAATCCAATAATAACTACTACTGCTAGTGTACATGGGAGGATAAGCTTTCTTTTCGATCTTTATTTTGGAGCTACAATCAGCTACGCTTACCTATATATATCTATGTCAATGTTTTACAAACAAGGATAAATGCATTTGCATCAAATGTGCTGCGTACCTATGATAGTTAAAGAGAAAGACCTATTAATGTAACCTTTTGCTTGCATATGAAGCGGCAGAGGCACAATAAGCTGAGGGCAACATTCCTCTCTAACTCCTGAAAAGTTGACCAAATTATGAAGAAAACTTCCAATTCTGTGAATGTTTCTTCACACTTGACCCactaaatttttcaaatttgctCCCTTCCCTCAAATTGCCTCCTAAAAAATCTAAAAAGGTTTCAAATGTCCTTTATGTTgtagtattttttttacaaGTAAATTGGAAAACATATTACaagattggcaaaaaaaaatcaaccttTAAACCAAATCATTGACATAATCAAGCTCTTTATATCGCTCCCTTATCATATTTTTCACGGTCAAATATGTAAATGACAATAATATGTTCATGTaactgtaattttttttatgcattATCGACATGATTGTTTCTCTAGCCTGCTAGTGCTTGCATGTACGAAGGAAAGATCGTGACACTAATATCAAGTTCATTATGCAGATATAATATGAAGAAAAGATGCATGCCTAGCGACTAGCTATTCTTGGAAGACAGAACTTAGGAGTCAGAAAAGATACATTCATAAATCATGAATATAACATAGAAAATGGGAGCAAAGACATTCGCTACAAGTAAGCTGATGAAAGGCTGAAATACTCTCTTACTTACAACCAACACAGCTAACTAATTAGCTTTGTCACTATGTACCTTGCATTGCTGAACAAGAAAAACGTTGCAGAATTTCGGTAAAATTACTTCAATGAAAAGGCAATACCTAATGCTCATTGGCGGCCGAACGTGAAAGCATTTTGGTATCGTGGAGGTGGGCTTGAAAGcggaccaaaaacaaaaaaaaaaatgccacaCTGTAGACAGTTAAAACACTTGGTACTTTCTAAGTTCAGTACGAGGACGGATTGAGTTTGCTGTACTGATGAATGGAAATGGGGGTGCTATTTGTATTGGAAATTTAGCCATATAGTTGTGTGCAAGAGCTTTAATTGTTATATAATGTTGTCATGTAGGAGTTCTTGAATTTTGCTTGAATAAGtggaaagtttgacaagaaacATACTCATTGGTTTGGGGGTACCCAACTGATTGACTGAATCTTCCAAAGGATCATTGGATGAATAGTGATTCAGCGTTGATTGATAGGATGGTATCCTAAGAGGGAAAAGCAAGAACACTAATGTATTTACTCGAAGTCAATGCATATCTGCCcggaaaagagagtcaaaagaCTACATGTGCTGTGGGTGGGGGCTGAAAGAGGAGAAATGAAGGACGAGTTGACGACATGAAGCGTATATCAAAGGCAGACGCAGCAACAGGAAGGACCATGAATCTACGGATGAATGGATACATAATTAAGGCTTTGGAAGCAAGAATGTTGTGCCCACTGTCCAGAGGAAATAAACATCATTAACGCCTGCTCAAAACAGCATGTGACTGCTATCATGTTAATAATGCTAATTATTTCGTCCTtgcgcccccccccccccccaacccacCCAAAGgcaaaatagagagagagagagagagagagagcagcaATGAACAAAATTGGAGGAAAAGGGAAATCCTAAAGGAAATTTGCTCACAGAGAGTTGAAGAATGTCATCTCTGTGTAACCACCAGAAAAGAACATTGTCGTCAATTTAGAATTGTAGATTAAAATCGGGATTTTAGGGTGAAAACTCTGCAACCGTTCTGACCATTTTGCACGATTCATGGGAAGATAGTTCAAGCAACAAGAAGACGGCCGCATGAGAATTGAGAACTCCACAACACCACGAGCGGGCGACACAGCAGACAACGCATTCTCTAA
This portion of the Coffea arabica cultivar ET-39 chromosome 2e, Coffea Arabica ET-39 HiFi, whole genome shotgun sequence genome encodes:
- the LOC113730172 gene encoding NAC domain-containing protein 7-like; amino-acid sequence: MNTFTHVPPGFRFHPTDEELVDYYLRKKINCRRIDLDVIKDVDLYKIEPWDLQELCRIGTEEQSEWYFFSHKDKKYPTGTRTNRATAAGFWKATGRDKAIYSKHDLIGMRKTLVFYKGRAPNGQKSDWIMHEYRLETEENGTPQAKGWVVCRVFKKRIATMRKVSEYESPIWYDDQVSFMAEMDSPKQHSQSNLTYQYPYSCKKETNLHYQIPPDHFLQLPLLESPKLLPAPASMACNSLPTYGINMTHASALQSSALTHEHMNQSQDQGLHSVYSNDLNNEQAMDQVTDWRVLDKFVASQLSQEEVSKENDCSNATNAFPTSDNSNLMLRHLEKQEMAPEMASTSSSSCQIELWK